Proteins encoded in a region of the Saccharothrix ecbatanensis genome:
- a CDS encoding IS3 family transposase: MRHAWLTDLIVRIHSAARGVYGARRVHAELALCHGVVVSHGTVELLIQRANVLA, translated from the coding sequence GTGCGGCACGCCTGGCTGACCGACCTCATCGTGCGGATTCACTCCGCCGCTCGTGGGGTATACGGAGCCCGTCGGGTGCATGCCGAGTTGGCCCTGTGCCATGGTGTCGTCGTAAGTCACGGCACGGTCGAGTTACTGATTCAACGTGCGAACGTGCTGGCGTAA